Within Paeniglutamicibacter psychrophenolicus, the genomic segment GGAGCGGTCTTGCTCTCCAGCGAATACGGCGATCCCAAGAGGCGCGGCTTCTGGGCATCAGCCGCCCAGGTCGGGCCGCCTGCCGGCAACCTGATGGCCAACGGCGCACTTGCCATCCTGACCCTGGCGCTCTCCGAGGAACAGTTCATCAGCTTCGGCTGGCGGATTGCGTTCCTGTTCTCCGCCCTGCTCGTGGCCTTCGGGCTCTGGATCCGGCTCCACCTCGAGGACACCCCGATCTTCAAGGCCATCGAGGCCCGGGGCGAGCAGCCCAACGCCCCCATCAAGGAAATCTTCCGCCACGAACTGCGTCCACTGGTTGCGGCAACACTGTCCCGGGTTGGACCCGATGTGCTCTACGCGCTTTTCACGGTGTTCACGCTGACCTACGGCATCCAGGTCCTCGGATACGAGCGCAACCAGGTCCTCACCGCAGTCCTGGTCGGTTCCGCATTCCAGCTGTTCATGATCCCGCTCGCCGGGGCGGTCTCCGACCGGTTCAACCGCCGGTTGGTTTACGCGGTTGCCGCGGGCCTCGGCGTCTGCTGGACCTTCATCTTCTTCGTGCTGCTTGGCGGCGACAACCAGCTGATGCTCATGGCCGGAATCGTCCTGGGCCTGATGTGCCACTCGTTCATGTACGGCCCGCAGGCGGCGTTCGTGGTGGAACAGTTCTCGCCGCGCCTGCGCTCGACCGGCTCGTCGCTGGCCTACACCTTCGCGGGCGTGATCGGTGGCGCCATCGCCCCGCTGATGTTCACGCTGCTGCTGAGCAAGTTCGGCGGCTGGATCCCCGTCGCATGCTATGTGGCGGTTGCCGGCGCGGTGACCCTCGTGGGGCTCGCACTTGGCCGGGATCCGCACCCGACCGAGGACGACGAGTTCCACACGGCCCTGGGGACCGCGTAGCTTTCGGCGGCCCGCCAGCATAGGGAAGGCTCAGGTGCGCAGCAGGATGTCCCGGGTGACGTTCAGGTGATGGTCAATGGCCGCTTGGGCCTGTTGGCCATCACCCTGGACCAGGGCATCGAGGATGTCCTGGTGTTCGCGGCAAACATGCTCACGTCGACCACTGGTGCGGAACAACGCGTCAATGCCGACCATCACCTGGCGCACGTGGAGCTTGCTGTAGGTCCGGGAGATCAATTCGTTGCCGGCCGCGTCGATGAGTTGCTGGTGGAACTGCGCGTCGAGCCGGATGAACTCCCGCGCCGATTCCGCCTCGTGGGCCGCCGGCAGGTCGGCCTGCTGCTTCAGGGTTTGGGCCATCGCCTCGGCCGGAACGTTTCCCGAGGCGATGGCGAGACGGGCTGCGTGGCTTTCCAGGACTCCACGCAGTTCCATGAGCTCGGATATCTCGCGACCGGTGACCACGGGGATGTAGGCACCGCGCTGGGGAATCAATTCGACCAGCCCGTCGGAAACCAGCAGCAGCAGGGCCTCGCGCACGGGGGTTCGGGATACGCCGATTTCGGCCGCCAGCTCTTGCTCATTGAGGAACTTGCCCTGCATTGTTGAATCGATCAGAACGTTCTCACGCAGGTACTGGTAGGCCTTTTCGCGGCCAGAGGCAGCCGGGCGGATATTTTTCGACATACATTATGTATACAACAAACTGGAGGAAACACATGCGTTTGGCATTGGCACAGATCATCAGCGGCGGAAAACCGGCAGAAAACCTTGCCCTGGTTCGCCGCTACTCGGAAGACGCGAAGGCCCGCGGAGCCGAGCTCGTCATCTTCCCCGAGGCCACCATGTGCGCCTTCGGCAATCCGCTGGCCGAGGTGGTCGAACCGATCGACGGTCCGTGGGCCACGGCGGTTCGCGCCATGGCCTCGGAGATCGGCATCACCATTGTTGCAGGCATGTTCACCCCCGGCAACGGCGGCAGGGTCCGAAACACCCTGCTGGCCACCGGGCCCGACGTGGAAGCCTCGTATGACAAGATCCATCTCTTTGACGCTTTCGGCTTTTCGGAATCCGACAGCGTGGATGCCGGCACCGAGCCGGTGGTGTTCCGGCGGGGCGGAATCACTTTCGGGCTGGCCACTTGCTATGACGTGCGATTCCCGGCTCTCTTCACGGCAAATGCGGCAGCGGGCGCACAGGTGAACATCGTTTGCGCCTCGTGGGGCGCCGGCGAGGGCAAGCTCGAGCAGTGGGAACTCCTTTGCCGTGCCCGCGCCCTGGACAGCACCACCTTTGTGGTTGCCTGTGGCCAGGGGGACCCGGCGAGCGTCGGCATCGCCGCGACGTCATCGGCACCGACGGGCGTCGGGGCCAGCGCCGCGGTATCCCCGTTGGGGTCGGTGCTGGTCTCGCTCGGTGCCGAACCGGGCCTGGCCGTGGTTGACGTCGACGTCTCGATCCTGGACGAGGTGAGGGCCAAGCTGCCCGTGCTGGCCAACGCACGCACCTTCGAACACGCCAAGCGATAACAGGCCGCTCCCTGCATCAGCGCCGGCCCTACACACCCCTCGGTGCCAAGGACGCGCGGTGTGCCCACGCGGTTTTCCGCCGGCCGGCACACCGCGCATTCTTGCATGGCCATCCTAGGGGCGCAGGGACTCGA encodes:
- a CDS encoding MFS transporter, whose amino-acid sequence is MTDTQTRTSGTAAKPVRPKGLYKAFAASLTGTALEWYDFAVYSAAAAIVFPLIFFPDTDPLTGTILAFSTYAVGYISRPIGGIIFGRLGDRIGRKKVLVSTLMIIGIATVLIGVLPGYASIGVAAPLILVLLRFAQGVGVGGEWGGAVLLSSEYGDPKRRGFWASAAQVGPPAGNLMANGALAILTLALSEEQFISFGWRIAFLFSALLVAFGLWIRLHLEDTPIFKAIEARGEQPNAPIKEIFRHELRPLVAATLSRVGPDVLYALFTVFTLTYGIQVLGYERNQVLTAVLVGSAFQLFMIPLAGAVSDRFNRRLVYAVAAGLGVCWTFIFFVLLGGDNQLMLMAGIVLGLMCHSFMYGPQAAFVVEQFSPRLRSTGSSLAYTFAGVIGGAIAPLMFTLLLSKFGGWIPVACYVAVAGAVTLVGLALGRDPHPTEDDEFHTALGTA
- a CDS encoding GntR family transcriptional regulator, producing MSKNIRPAASGREKAYQYLRENVLIDSTMQGKFLNEQELAAEIGVSRTPVREALLLLVSDGLVELIPQRGAYIPVVTGREISELMELRGVLESHAARLAIASGNVPAEAMAQTLKQQADLPAAHEAESAREFIRLDAQFHQQLIDAAGNELISRTYSKLHVRQVMVGIDALFRTSGRREHVCREHQDILDALVQGDGQQAQAAIDHHLNVTRDILLRT
- a CDS encoding carbon-nitrogen hydrolase family protein; this encodes MRLALAQIISGGKPAENLALVRRYSEDAKARGAELVIFPEATMCAFGNPLAEVVEPIDGPWATAVRAMASEIGITIVAGMFTPGNGGRVRNTLLATGPDVEASYDKIHLFDAFGFSESDSVDAGTEPVVFRRGGITFGLATCYDVRFPALFTANAAAGAQVNIVCASWGAGEGKLEQWELLCRARALDSTTFVVACGQGDPASVGIAATSSAPTGVGASAAVSPLGSVLVSLGAEPGLAVVDVDVSILDEVRAKLPVLANARTFEHAKR